Proteins encoded by one window of bacterium:
- a CDS encoding helix-turn-helix domain-containing protein, which yields MTLEDSVRHHRLMLMQRAAQLGNVTRACQEAGISRTLFYRWRQRLLRYGPDGLRPRPTRPARWPRQATPALEHAVLAYALLWPTHGPARIAAQLRQPRWGRWRVSASGVYGILKRHGLQTRWERLTRLEARALDVQGLLTERTRRRVVRPHVAAVQPGDLVCIDAFYVGKLKGVGKVWQLTACDAACSYAIATLVPRVTQATATAFLRTRVAPTYQRAGHPVRAVLPDGGPEFYGRFLTACRELGIEHRRTKPRHAWTTDESVKPPAWTRGWMRCRIVSDAGDPRAEE from the coding sequence GTGACCCTCGAGGACAGCGTTCGCCATCATCGGCTTATGCTCATGCAACGCGCCGCGCAGCTGGGCAATGTGACCCGGGCCTGTCAGGAGGCCGGGATCTCCCGGACCCTGTTCTACCGTTGGCGGCAGCGCCTGCTGCGGTATGGCCCAGACGGCCTGCGGCCCCGGCCGACCCGCCCAGCGCGCTGGCCGCGCCAGGCCACCCCAGCCCTGGAGCACGCGGTGTTGGCGTACGCGCTGCTGTGGCCGACCCACGGGCCGGCGCGGATTGCCGCCCAACTCCGGCAGCCCCGCTGGGGCCGGTGGCGGGTCAGTGCGTCGGGCGTGTACGGGATTCTCAAGCGCCATGGCTTGCAGACGCGCTGGGAACGGTTGACCCGCCTGGAAGCGCGGGCGCTGGACGTCCAGGGCCTGCTGACCGAACGGACGCGCCGACGGGTCGTCCGGCCGCACGTCGCCGCGGTCCAACCAGGCGATCTGGTCTGCATCGACGCGTTCTATGTCGGGAAGCTGAAGGGGGTCGGGAAAGTCTGGCAGCTGACGGCCTGCGATGCCGCCTGCTCGTACGCGATCGCGACGCTCGTGCCGCGGGTCACCCAAGCGACGGCCACCGCGTTCCTGCGGACCCGCGTGGCGCCCACCTACCAGCGCGCCGGGCATCCGGTCCGCGCCGTCTTGCCCGATGGCGGGCCGGAGTTCTACGGGCGCTTCCTGACGGCCTGTCGCGAACTGGGGATCGAGCATCGGCGCACCAAACCGCGCCACGCCTGGACCACGGATGAAAGTGTCAAGCCCCCAGCTTGGACCCGGGGGTGGATGCGGTGTAGGATAGTATCGGACGCGGGTGACCCCCGTGCCGAAGAA
- a CDS encoding IS110 family transposase has translation MQYIGFDIHKRYTFYTQMDATGQIRRQGKLTNSRDALAQFFGDVAEPARVVIEASMNWYHLYDLLETLAIPVTLAHPLRTRAIAEAKVKTDKVDSTILAHLLRTDLVPAAYIPPREIRDLRELLRYRAVLVRLQTMLKNRVHAILLKHGYECPYTDAFGGQGRAWLGTLPLRPVYQQALQGFLAVLDTLHAQILDASRTIDQEAKAKPLAQTLCSLPGVGHYTALLILAEIGDITRFPGPKHLVSYAGLAPIVRGSGGRVYTGHISKQGSTWLRWILIEAVLHAVRRPGRYQQIYQRLAPRKGAKLARVAAARELLTTIYWMLRHAH, from the coding sequence GTGCAGTACATCGGGTTTGATATTCACAAGCGGTATACCTTTTACACGCAGATGGATGCCACGGGGCAGATCCGGCGGCAGGGCAAGCTGACCAACAGCCGCGACGCGCTGGCGCAGTTCTTTGGTGACGTCGCGGAGCCGGCTCGTGTGGTTATCGAGGCCAGCATGAATTGGTACCATCTGTATGATCTCCTGGAGACGTTAGCCATCCCGGTCACCCTCGCGCATCCGCTGCGCACGCGTGCCATCGCGGAAGCGAAAGTGAAAACCGACAAAGTCGATAGCACGATTCTGGCGCACTTACTGCGCACGGACCTTGTTCCTGCGGCCTACATCCCGCCCCGCGAGATCCGCGACCTCCGCGAACTGCTGCGGTACCGGGCCGTGCTCGTCCGGCTCCAGACCATGCTCAAGAACCGCGTGCATGCCATTCTCCTCAAGCACGGCTATGAGTGTCCGTACACCGATGCCTTTGGGGGACAGGGCCGCGCCTGGCTAGGCACGCTGCCCCTGCGACCCGTCTACCAGCAGGCACTCCAGGGCTTCCTCGCGGTGCTGGACACCTTACACGCACAGATTCTCGACGCGTCGCGGACCATCGATCAGGAGGCAAAGGCCAAGCCCCTCGCCCAAACACTCTGTAGCCTTCCAGGAGTCGGCCACTACACCGCCCTGCTCATTCTGGCCGAGATCGGGGACATCACGCGGTTTCCCGGTCCGAAGCACCTGGTGTCCTATGCTGGGCTTGCCCCGATTGTCCGCGGGAGCGGAGGGCGCGTCTACACGGGGCACATCTCCAAACAGGGGTCGACGTGGTTGCGCTGGATCCTCATCGAGGCCGTGCTGCATGCGGTTCGCCGGCCAGGTCGCTACCAACAGATCTACCAGCGCCTCGCGCCGCGCAAGGGGGCCAAACTGGCCCGGGTGGCGGCGGCGCGCGAACTACTCACGACGATCTACTGGATGCTGCGCCATGCCCATTAG
- a CDS encoding gamma-glutamyltransferase translates to MYGDGPWSQGPAFLEALGILDGVPMDGSTPHNPEVIHHMVEALKLAFADRERYLGDPLVVKVPMEQLLSRSYLAEQRARIDPHVAYPGCPPAGHIAGFPRVEPPPPAGEAPVATARTVSADLPGTSYLCAMDREGNIFSATPSDGYSQSEVIPGLGLAISERGLQGSLNPDNPNVVAPGKRIRLTPNPALVLRDGEPFIAIGSPGADRQPQAMTQVLSKILIWHMNPQQAVEHARFASYSFPQGAFPHQYEPGKLRLEADVPEDATAQLRAYGHDVDRWPKWSWSAGGVCVAMRDPERRVFVGGADPRREGYVVAV, encoded by the coding sequence CTGTACGGCGACGGGCCCTGGAGCCAGGGACCGGCGTTCCTCGAGGCGCTCGGTATTCTCGATGGAGTTCCGATGGACGGATCCACCCCGCACAACCCCGAGGTCATCCACCACATGGTGGAAGCGCTCAAGCTAGCGTTCGCCGACCGCGAGCGGTACCTCGGCGATCCTCTTGTCGTGAAGGTTCCGATGGAACAGCTCCTGTCGCGATCGTACCTTGCCGAACAGCGCGCGCGGATCGACCCCCACGTAGCATACCCTGGCTGTCCCCCGGCGGGTCACATCGCGGGGTTCCCCCGTGTGGAACCGCCGCCACCGGCAGGCGAGGCTCCGGTTGCGACGGCGCGTACAGTGTCGGCTGATCTTCCGGGCACGTCGTATCTGTGCGCGATGGATCGCGAGGGCAATATCTTCTCGGCCACGCCGAGCGACGGATACAGCCAGAGTGAGGTCATCCCGGGACTTGGCTTGGCGATCTCCGAACGTGGTCTGCAGGGAAGTCTGAACCCGGATAACCCGAACGTGGTCGCACCCGGAAAACGCATCAGGCTCACGCCGAATCCTGCTCTCGTACTGCGTGACGGCGAACCTTTCATCGCGATCGGGTCGCCGGGCGCGGATCGACAGCCCCAGGCGATGACGCAAGTATTGAGCAAGATACTGATCTGGCACATGAACCCTCAGCAAGCGGTGGAACACGCGCGGTTCGCCTCGTACTCGTTCCCGCAAGGTGCATTCCCGCATCAGTACGAACCTGGTAAGTTGCGCTTGGAAGCAGATGTACCAGAGGATGCGACGGCGCAACTGCGTGCATACGGGCACGATGTAGACCGGTGGCCGAAGTGGTCCTGGTCAGCCGGCGGGGTCTGCGTCGCGATGCGGGACCCGGAGCGGCGGGTCTTCGTGGGCGGTGCTGACCCCAGGCGCGAAGGGTACGTTGTCGCCGTCTAA
- a CDS encoding amidase gives MNGVADLLQEASVEEVAGFIRSRAVTSIEVTGACLERIHKLDGAHHVFITVLEEDALVAAARADDDVRRGRLIGPLHGVPVSVKDAFLMRGTPTTVGAAVLRTHAPTEGDAACLDRLRDAGAVLLGKVNVGSGIAWQAVALSQSRLPPAENPWRRGYTPGGSSSGSAVAVALGIGRTAEALGLRGLSKEQIAALVT, from the coding sequence ATGAACGGCGTGGCTGACCTGCTCCAAGAGGCTTCGGTCGAGGAGGTGGCCGGCTTCATTCGCAGCCGAGCCGTAACCTCGATCGAGGTCACTGGCGCCTGCCTTGAGCGCATCCACAAGCTTGATGGCGCACATCACGTCTTCATCACGGTGCTGGAAGAGGACGCACTCGTCGCGGCGGCCCGGGCCGACGACGACGTGCGGCGCGGCAGACTGATTGGGCCACTGCACGGTGTCCCCGTCAGCGTCAAAGATGCGTTTCTAATGCGTGGCACGCCGACGACGGTCGGGGCTGCTGTGCTCCGGACGCACGCACCAACGGAAGGCGACGCCGCGTGTCTGGACCGCCTCCGGGACGCGGGCGCTGTGTTGCTCGGTAAGGTCAACGTCGGCAGCGGAATCGCGTGGCAGGCGGTCGCGCTAAGCCAGAGCCGGCTACCGCCTGCCGAGAATCCATGGCGGCGCGGGTATACGCCAGGCGGGTCAAGCAGCGGCTCCGCCGTCGCCGTGGCCCTGGGCATTGGGCGGACTGCCGAAGCGCTTGGGCTCCGGGGATTGTCAAAAGAGCAGATCGCGGCGCTCGTGACCTAG
- a CDS encoding IclR family transcriptional regulator, translating into MARQDATRSVLRAPRSIKSVHRSCRILRYLTDQPAGAALNDIAAHLDVHKSTALRLLTELERAALVQRTSHGRYGLGLANVAMAGSVLSHLEVLKVAEPFLRDLVKLTHQTANLTVRLEHEILNINHVLPSDMLPSFDWIGHRAPLHRGAAAKALLAHLRDDEIAAYLEETPNSVPDRSTFWDQMQQIRKLGFAVNRGEVDPTVYAVGAPIFNAEGRCCASISIAGYQEDFSEQRIREFSQLVIEAAQGISRRLGFSGRRAVGIA; encoded by the coding sequence ATGGCCAGACAAGACGCCACGAGATCCGTACTGCGAGCTCCTCGATCGATCAAGTCAGTTCACAGGTCTTGCCGTATCTTACGCTATCTGACGGATCAGCCAGCGGGTGCGGCATTAAATGACATTGCCGCGCACTTGGACGTTCACAAGAGCACGGCGTTGCGCTTGCTTACCGAACTGGAACGCGCCGCGTTGGTACAACGAACGTCTCATGGTCGCTACGGACTCGGACTTGCGAACGTCGCTATGGCGGGCAGCGTACTCAGTCATCTCGAGGTCCTCAAGGTCGCTGAACCATTCCTAAGAGATCTCGTCAAGCTTACTCACCAGACGGCCAACCTCACGGTCAGGCTTGAGCACGAAATCCTCAATATCAATCACGTCCTGCCGTCGGACATGCTCCCGAGCTTTGATTGGATTGGGCATCGGGCGCCACTGCACCGGGGAGCGGCTGCCAAGGCTTTGCTCGCGCATCTTCGTGATGACGAGATCGCCGCTTATCTGGAAGAAACACCGAATAGCGTGCCCGACCGAAGTACGTTCTGGGATCAGATGCAACAGATCCGCAAGCTCGGGTTTGCGGTGAACCGCGGCGAGGTCGATCCAACGGTCTACGCGGTGGGTGCGCCGATCTTCAACGCGGAGGGCCGTTGCTGCGCTAGCATCTCGATCGCGGGATATCAGGAAGACTTTTCTGAGCAGCGCATCCGCGAATTCTCCCAGCTCGTGATTGAAGCAGCACAAGGGATCTCTCGACGACTGGGCTTTTCAGGTCGTCGGGCGGTCGGAATCGCGTGA
- a CDS encoding Gfo/Idh/MocA family oxidoreductase — protein sequence MSADRKIRVAIVGVGMWGARTHLPTFASMDDVCVVGLADSQLDTIKPLAREYGIEHAHADAGEMLRAVGSVDAVVIATPTDTHRDVALMAINAGAHVLCEKPLGYATVDAREMVTALHARERVGKVGFLFRYSPVVERMKKLVEDGVIGEVQLFESMVVNAQFIDSTKPLHWKMERSRANGGVFVEYGVHSIDLALWFGGPIASVVAHGLTLIPHRSRDGLQRQVDVDDATSWIATYRHGGEALFRAGWASLPIGGGGIRVYGSNGSLAWQLDPTTRRSEKLIVSTIDAPEPRVDFEFQPPFDPKTDTGVHPLGLLARYNARLDASFVDDVRAGRVSGASFDDGLAAQRVLGAIRKSLDEQRWVDVEAE from the coding sequence ATGAGCGCTGACAGAAAGATCCGTGTAGCGATTGTGGGCGTTGGGATGTGGGGGGCAAGGACGCACCTCCCCACATTCGCGTCGATGGATGACGTATGCGTCGTCGGGTTAGCCGACTCCCAGCTCGACACCATAAAGCCGCTTGCCCGCGAGTACGGGATCGAACACGCACATGCCGATGCTGGAGAGATGCTTCGAGCGGTTGGCTCCGTTGATGCCGTCGTCATTGCGACACCGACGGACACGCACCGGGACGTCGCGCTCATGGCGATCAATGCTGGTGCCCATGTGCTGTGTGAAAAACCACTCGGCTACGCTACTGTAGATGCTCGTGAGATGGTCACTGCCCTACATGCTCGAGAACGTGTCGGGAAAGTAGGGTTTCTGTTCCGCTATTCACCAGTCGTCGAACGAATGAAGAAACTCGTCGAAGATGGTGTCATTGGAGAAGTTCAGTTGTTTGAAAGCATGGTCGTGAATGCGCAGTTCATCGACTCGACCAAGCCGCTCCATTGGAAGATGGAGCGGTCCCGTGCTAACGGCGGAGTTTTTGTTGAGTATGGGGTACACAGCATCGACCTCGCTCTGTGGTTCGGGGGACCGATTGCAAGTGTGGTTGCCCACGGTCTCACTCTTATTCCACATCGATCACGCGATGGGCTGCAACGTCAAGTCGATGTAGATGATGCGACCTCTTGGATCGCAACGTACCGCCACGGTGGGGAGGCTCTATTTCGCGCTGGGTGGGCGTCCCTACCAATCGGTGGTGGCGGAATCCGCGTATACGGCAGTAATGGATCCTTGGCTTGGCAGCTCGACCCGACGACTCGTCGAAGCGAGAAACTCATTGTGTCAACCATCGACGCTCCTGAACCTCGGGTGGACTTTGAGTTCCAGCCGCCGTTTGACCCCAAGACGGACACCGGCGTCCACCCGCTAGGTCTACTCGCTCGTTACAATGCGCGCCTCGACGCCAGTTTCGTAGATGACGTGCGAGCTGGACGGGTATCTGGAGCGAGTTTTGACGACGGCTTAGCTGCACAACGCGTCCTTGGGGCCATCCGCAAGTCGTTGGATGAACAGCGGTGGGTCGACGTTGAGGCGGAGTAG
- a CDS encoding ABC transporter permease, with product MVGYIVRRLGATVPVLFGVSVLVFAIIHAVPGHLVQLIAVRSFAALTPAQEERIRHELGLDRPLVVQYGDFVDKALRGDLGRSFYTNRLVTTSIIEQLPATLELAGAGMLFAVAVGGGLGLVAAIRHNSWLDNLAMLFSLGGLSIPMFWSGLLLIYLFAVRLHWVHIVGGAGWKALVLPAIALGYDAAAFISRMVRSSVLEVLRQEYVRIAYAKGLSERTVIFRHVLKAAMIPIVTLVGLNAGRLLSGAVVVETVFARQGIGRLAVEAILYKDYFLVQGVVLLAALIYVSLNLMIDISYAWLDPRIHYQ from the coding sequence ATGGTAGGCTACATCGTACGCCGGCTCGGCGCGACCGTCCCGGTCCTCTTCGGCGTGTCTGTGTTAGTCTTCGCCATTATTCATGCAGTCCCGGGGCATCTTGTTCAACTCATCGCGGTGCGGTCCTTTGCGGCCCTTACTCCCGCCCAAGAAGAGCGCATCCGTCACGAGTTAGGACTCGATCGTCCGCTCGTCGTGCAGTATGGAGACTTCGTGGACAAGGCCCTCAGGGGCGACCTGGGGCGCTCGTTCTATACCAATCGTCTTGTCACGACCTCGATCATAGAACAACTCCCTGCGACGTTGGAGCTGGCGGGCGCCGGAATGCTGTTTGCGGTCGCCGTTGGAGGGGGGTTGGGGCTGGTCGCGGCGATCCGACATAATAGTTGGCTTGATAACCTGGCAATGTTATTTTCGCTGGGCGGCCTCTCGATCCCGATGTTCTGGTCGGGCTTGTTGCTGATCTACCTATTCGCGGTGCGCCTACATTGGGTCCACATCGTTGGTGGAGCCGGATGGAAAGCGCTCGTTTTGCCAGCGATTGCTCTAGGTTACGATGCGGCGGCTTTCATCTCCAGAATGGTCCGATCCAGCGTTCTTGAGGTACTCCGCCAAGAGTACGTTCGCATAGCATACGCAAAAGGCCTGAGCGAACGTACGGTCATTTTTCGTCATGTGCTTAAGGCCGCTATGATCCCGATTGTTACACTAGTGGGGTTGAATGCCGGCCGATTACTCAGTGGGGCGGTCGTAGTTGAGACGGTCTTTGCTAGACAGGGCATCGGCCGTCTCGCGGTCGAGGCTATCCTGTACAAAGATTATTTTCTTGTGCAAGGAGTTGTTCTTCTTGCCGCTCTGATCTACGTGTCGTTGAATCTCATGATCGATATCTCGTATGCGTGGCTGGACCCTCGCATACACTATCAATGA
- a CDS encoding ABC transporter permease, with amino-acid sequence MFRRRLTRNRAALVGGVVFVMVVLSAVLAPIVAPYQPDALDFTAMLAPPGPAHLFGTDEQGRDLLARVLYGGRISLSMGFVAVAIAAGIGVALGLVAGYYEGSIGSLIMRAMDVMLAFPGILLALAVVSMLGPGITPVMVAVGIASIPQFTRVTQSSALATKEVEYVLGARAVGSSPTRIVVRHILPNIFAPIMVLITTGLAATLITGAALSFLGLGAQPPTAEWGNMLANGRVYLETAPWITIFPGLAIMVTVMAINLFGDGLRDALDPRLK; translated from the coding sequence GTGTTTCGACGTCGCCTCACCCGGAATCGTGCGGCCCTCGTCGGCGGCGTGGTGTTTGTCATGGTTGTGCTGAGCGCCGTGCTCGCTCCGATTGTGGCACCATATCAACCGGATGCGCTCGATTTCACGGCAATGCTGGCACCACCAGGCCCCGCGCATCTCTTTGGGACTGACGAGCAGGGGCGCGATTTGTTGGCACGCGTCCTCTACGGCGGGCGTATCTCTCTTAGTATGGGTTTCGTTGCTGTAGCAATCGCAGCCGGTATCGGCGTCGCTCTCGGATTAGTGGCCGGCTACTACGAAGGCTCGATCGGGTCACTCATAATGCGCGCGATGGATGTCATGCTTGCTTTCCCCGGGATCCTGTTAGCGCTCGCTGTAGTCTCGATGCTCGGGCCGGGTATCACTCCGGTTATGGTTGCTGTGGGCATAGCTTCGATCCCGCAATTCACTCGGGTGACCCAGAGTAGCGCTCTTGCTACCAAAGAAGTCGAGTATGTTCTTGGTGCTCGGGCAGTCGGATCTTCGCCGACGCGCATCGTCGTACGACACATTCTCCCAAATATCTTCGCACCGATCATGGTGCTGATCACTACCGGACTCGCCGCAACTCTTATCACAGGGGCTGCATTGTCCTTCCTAGGGCTCGGTGCGCAGCCTCCCACTGCCGAGTGGGGGAACATGCTGGCCAACGGCCGCGTCTACCTGGAAACAGCGCCTTGGATCACAATTTTCCCGGGCCTGGCGATCATGGTTACTGTGATGGCGATCAATCTATTTGGCGATGGACTCAGGGACGCTCTCGACCCTCGACTCAAGTAA